The Brachyhypopomus gauderio isolate BG-103 chromosome 1, BGAUD_0.2, whole genome shotgun sequence genome includes the window GGCAAGATCGTGGGCTGCTCCGTGCACAAGGGCTATGCTTTTGTGCAGTACGCCAATGAGCGCAACGCCCGCACAGCAGTGGCGGGGGAGGACGGGCGCATGATCGTCGGCCAGGTTCTGGGTAAGGATGGGGCCCTGGGTTGTTTAGATGTAAAAGTAAATCCCTGCACACCATAATATATgcctgtccctgatgttttgcTCATCTAACTGCGATGGCAATTGAAGGTCTTGCATTGCAGCTGAATATGTGTAAGTAAACAGATCTCCAGGGCTGGGCATGAAGTAAGGTTTTTGCATTTGCTTTTATGCCACATATCATTGGCTCACTGCTGATCACATGGCTGATCATGTGGTAATGAGTGAGGTAGAATACAGAGTCAACTTTACTTTCATTCTAAAATTTCTTTTGCCAGCTATGGTTACTAATGGTGGGTTATGGGGGATGCCCTGATTAGGAAATTCTACTTGGTGTCCTTTTAAATATTGGCAGCATCGTTGAAATTGTTTCCATTTGAAGTGAATGCAGTTGAGAAGATAATCGTCTCTCATTATTCTCTGTGTCTGTCAGATATTAATCTGGCAGGGGAACCAAAACCTCACAGATCGAAGACCGTCAAGCGCTCAGCTGGAGATATGTACAGGTTTGTATCCTTCTGCCTCTCATTACTCATTACTTAATTAAGAGTTAAGTAGAGTTAATTAAGTTCATTGCTGCTTCTTTATCTGTAGTTCTTCGTTTGATCTGGACTATGACTTTCAGAGAGATTATTATGACCGGTGAGTACATTTTCATTCACTGTTTCTCAAATTCTCACTGGTAACTACCGTTCAGAGACACGCCTCCTCTCCAAAGCTTAAACACTTTAGATAAATGTCCATCCACCGTCAAATGTGACTGTTAACATGCCTGTTGAGTTAATGGATCATTTATTGTGTGTtgcataattaattaataatcaGTGTCTCTCAAATTTTGATCTGTTATTAGCCTTGCGTTAGATAATTCGCCTTTTACGTTGCGAGATATCAGTGCTGGTATGGGCATGCTATGTATCTCTGGCACAAGTCTtaagaacgtgtgtgtgtgtgtgtttccacagGGTGTACTCGTACCCATCACGggttcctcctccacctcctccactctcccGGGCGGTGATCCCCTCGAAGAGGCCGCGGGTCAGCGTGAGTGGAGGCAGCCGACGTACCAAGAGCGGCTTCTCCACCAAGAGCAGCAGTCAGCGCACCTCCCGCACAagtcagtgtacacacacacacacacacacacacacgcacgtatatCAAGTGTGGGAATATAAGAACAGTGAGGCTGTGGAAAAGCAAacagataagtgtgtgtgtgtgtgtgtgtgtgtgtgtgtgtgtgtgtgtgtgtgtgtgtgtgtgtgtgtgtgtagtgagggctGATGATCTGCAGACTATTAAGAAAGAGCTGACTCAAATCAAACACAAAGTGGACTACCTGCTGGACAGCCTGGATCGAATGGAAAGAGAACACAGTAAGaaatcaggtacacacacctacatttacatacatacaGAAATCAGGCACACACAACTACATTTATATACAGAAATCAGGCACACACAACTACATTTATATACAGaaatcaggtacacacacctacatttacatacatacaGAAATCAGGCACACACAACTACATTTACATACAGATATCAGGTACACACAACTACATTTACATACAGATATCAGGTACACACCTACATTTTCATATATCACACCACGTTTTCATATATCACACCACAAAATATCTATCTCAAACACTCTGGTGTTCTCTGGTGACCCCTTCTCTGGTGTATTCTGTTCTCCACTGGTGTTCTCTGTTCTCTGGTGTTCTCTGGTGACCTGGGCGTTCTCTCATCTTTACTCCACATGTTTTATTCAGAGATAAAGAGCGCTAAAGTGGATGAGACATCCCCGCAGCACCCCAGCGGGAAGAAGGAGCGAGAGAGCATGGAAATGAATGATTACGAGGAGGAGGGGGATCTTCTGGAAGAAGAGGAGGTGAGTGGAGGATCCAGGCAGGGAGATGCTGAACAGAGAAAGGGTCGAGGGAAATACATTTGAAAAAACAATTGGACGTTTCCTCATTTcttaaagttgtgtgtgtgtgtgtgtgtgtgtgtgtgtgtgtgtgtgtgtgtgtgtgtgtgtgtgtgtgtgtgtgtgtgtgtgtgtgtgtgtgtgtgtgcgcgcgtgcatgtCCTCAAAGATCAAGAGTCGTGGAAGggatgatgatgaagaggaagatgaagtgGAGCAAGAGGAAGGGGAAGACGATGGAGACAGTACTAATGGAGACCATTCTTAAACAAGCTttccctgccacacacacacacagactttatGTGGAAAGACGTGTTTTTGCCGCACATGGGAATGCATGCATACAGTTAAATCCATGCTTCTCATTTGAGTTACACAAGCTGGTACAAAAATGATTAAGAcacgagaaagagagaaatcCTGGTGACAATTCACATCTCCTTATCTGTTGCacttccacacaaacacacacacgcaaacattaCACGACCTTCCTCAGTAGGGGATTCATACGCAATTCTCTCCCACTCCCCAAACTCCTTCTTTTAccagtgtgagtgtttgtgatgATTCTTGTTTCTACAGTCCTGTTTACTTTCCCTTCTTTCTTCTATTTTCTACTTTCTTCAACAGTCATTAAAGGCTGAATAAATCGAATAATTTATTGTTGCAATATCCACCCTCACCAGCTAGTGGCAATATCACTCACTTTTTCAGTTGTAAGGATCAACTGGATTTGATTTGAAAGATTTTATATGTTGAGGGAGTTGCAGATCGGTAAACATATGAAATTGCATAAAGGAATTTAGCTTGTACAGTAtagttttaatttttttgtttttgtagttGTGAAAGTGCAGTGCAGTAATAGGAGCACTTTGCTTCAGAGAAATATAATTCATGTTTGTTGCTCTTTCTAATTTGTTTAAATTTTCTTTTTTGGTCTGTGTAATAAATTTCAATAAAATTCTAGATGTTTTTGTGCAGTGTTTCTTGACTTTTTAAGAACCTCTCGTATTCAGTTCTTAAAATGATCCAACAATTATTTTGAGATTCCACAGCCTTTCTGACTATTTGTAATAGGAGACTGCAATCCTCCACTGTAAGATTCAGAAGAAACCTTTATATATGCTGCTTGACTTGTATACTCAAAAACCACAGAGGCTGTGGTAAGATTCTATTTTTGTGTCATATTAAATATTTAAGCACACACTTAGTGCTATTTATCTCGTGGAGGAAAGATGAGGGAAAGCCCAGGTCACCAGAGAAGGTCTCACCAGAGTGTTTGTGTTGTGATCTATGTaaatgttggtgtgtgtacctgatttCTGTAAGTATGTAAATGTAGGTGTTTGTGTGCCTGATTTCTGTATGTAAGAACAAGAAATGCGTCTACACCCAGTTTGAACTCAAACCAAGAACCTcatatttgatttttttttaccctttCTGTTTAGCTTTGATGAGTTATTTTTCCAAACACCAGCTGGTGAAGGTTCAGAAAACACGGGTGCACTGTGATGAAGAATCATGAGCCAACTACACATTTGTCTTGATCTCCCTGCTGTTTTGTTACCTGAGGCCCACAGGACACGCATGACCATTTCAACATATGGCATTGCAACTTTGTTCAAACAAATCACATAAGTAATGTATGAGGACCAGACTTCCAAACGTGCCACAGAGCAGCCACCCAAATGCTTCGACAACTGGTACATGGTTAATATGGAAGGCGGGTGTCAATGAGTGCTACAGATTCCATCTGCTCGGTGGCAGTGCCAATGAATAGCCTACTGTTCTGACAGTGATAGAAACTACTTGAAACTTGctccaatctctctctctctctctctctctctctctctctctctctctctctctctctctctctctctctctttgagagGGCTTAATGGTTATAAAGGGCTTAATGGTTTGAATCTGGGGTGGTGTGAAGGAAATGTTGGTTACTTGTAGATGCTCCAACTACCAGCAAAAGTGATAAGGCCCGCCCATCCCCTACCATTTATACAATGAACCCTGTTGTCTTgtgacttggggggggggggggggggggggggtgtccaatGACCTTTTTCATTCTCTCCTTCAAAATTATTAGGAAGAAGTAATGATATTCAGCATCTCTCAATAGACTGCAGACCCTTTATGTGAATCAATTTTGGGATGATTCATGCATGTGTGTTAATGCATGCATCATAACATAATTTTGTTTCAGTGCTGGGTGGGACCAGTTGTGCCCTTGTATTGCCTAGTCTTTCACCTCCACTTTATTGAATGTCTCACTGCCTCTCACAACTCAGGGCTACTCCACCTACATCCACCTCAGTCTTAATATTAACCAAAATGCACTGCTGAGCTACCACTCACAAGTGATCAATAATGACTCTTTTTTCTCCAACAGAATCAGGCAAACAGACAACTGGACCTGAAATACATAGAAGTGGGAAAGGcaactcaagtcaagtttatttataaTGCTTTTTATAACAGAAGTTGTcctaaagcagctttacaaatgtttgGGTCCCTAACATGCAAACGAGAGGAAACAATGGTAAAGAGAACCTCCCTGGgcaccacggacgtaattttggtaaaaccaaatatttatagCGACAAagccatgcccccccccctttttttaacggttaaaaactaatatttaaatagcgacgaatctagcgctaggaccatgcagaaaacgaccgctccgacaattttcattcgccaccccccatcAACCAaatttgtgtcccccccacctatgaaatcaaaattacgtccatgctggACACAGTTAAGGAATAATACTTCAGAACCAAAACTTGAAGGAAAATGTCTTCCTTGGGCAGTTCAGCTAATACTGTAGATGTGGGAGTCAGTCTCCCAAACCCCCTGACCCCACACCCCCCATTTCAACTCCTCAACAAAACTTTGGCATGTCTCAGAAATCTCAGAATGCCGTTTATTTTTGCAGCTCAGGTGCCATCATGAGCCAATTGGAAACATTTCCTAATATTTTTCAAATCTTTAATTTGAATGCATTTTAATCCATGCAGTTGAGAAGATAATCATCTCTCATTATTCTCAGTGTCTGTCAGACATTAATCTGGCAGGGGAACCAAAACCTCACAAATCGAAGACCATCAAGCGCTCAACTGGAGATATGTAGGCCTACAGGTTTGTATCCTTCCGCCTGCTGTCGGTCTTTGCTTGAGAGACATTATATGTAGGGAATGACACGTATGTATGTCTGGTAATTAGTCACATGTTAGATCATTCATGACCTCTGACAtgcgtgggcgtgtgtgtgtgtgtgtgtgtgtgtgtgtgtgtgtgtgtgtgtgtgggcgtgtttgCGTTTCCACAGggttcctcctccatctcctccactcTCCGGGGCGGTGATCCCCTCGAAGAGGCCGCGGGTCAGCGTGAGTGGAGGCAGCCATCGTACCAAGACCCAGCGCTCCTCCTACATAAGttagtgtaaacacacacacacacatcaagcaTGTGAATATAAGAACAGTGGGGCTGTGGAAAAGCAAacagataagtgtgtgtgtgtgtgtgtgtgtgtgtgtgtgtgtagtgagggctGATGATCTGCAGACTATTAAGAAAGAGCTGACTCAAATCAAACACAAAGTGGACTACCTGCTGGAAAGCCTGGATCGAATGGAAAGAGAGGACAGTAAGGAAAACAGTGCTAATGGAGAACACTCTTCAACACTCTTCTCTTTCGcccacaaactcacacacatttactggAAAGACATGCGTATGTTTGCCACACATTGGAATTCATTCACACAGTTAAATCTATGCTTCTCATGTGAGTCACTGAAACTGCTACCAAAATGAAAAATC containing:
- the LOC143519032 gene encoding heterogeneous nuclear ribonucleoproteins C1/C2 isoform X3, with protein sequence MASNVTNKTDPRSLNSRVFIGNLNTMLVTKADVEAIFSKYGKIVGCSVHKGYAFVQYANERNARTAVAGEDGRMIVGQVLDINLAGEPKPHRSKTVKRSAGDMYSSSFDLDYDFQRDYYDRVYSYPSRVPPPPPPLSRAVIPSKRPRVSVSGGSRRTKSGFSTKSSSQRTSRTMRADDLQTIKKELTQIKHKVDYLLDSLDRMEREHSKKSEIKSAKVDETSPQHPSGKKERESMEMNDYEEEGDLLEEEEIKSRGRDDDEEEDEVEQEEGEDDGDSTNGDHS
- the LOC143519032 gene encoding heterogeneous nuclear ribonucleoproteins C1/C2 isoform X1 — encoded protein: MDRSPTACSLMASNVTNKTDPRSLNSRVFIGNLNTMLVTKADVEAIFSKYGKIVGCSVHKGYAFVQYANERNARTAVAGEDGRMIVGQVLDINLAGEPKPHRSKTVKRSAGDMYSSSFDLDYDFQRDYYDRVYSYPSRVPPPPPPLSRAVIPSKRPRVSVSGGSRRTKSGFSTKSSSQRTSRTMRADDLQTIKKELTQIKHKVDYLLDSLDRMEREHSKKSEIKSAKVDETSPQHPSGKKERESMEMNDYEEEGDLLEEEEIKSRGRDDDEEEDEVEQEEGEDDGDSTNGDHS
- the LOC143519032 gene encoding heterogeneous nuclear ribonucleoproteins C1/C2 isoform X2, with translation MDRSPTACSLMASNVTNKTDPRSLNSRVFIGNLNTMLVTKADVEAIFSKYGKIVGCSVHKGYAFVQYANERNARTAVAGEDGRMIVGQVLDINLAGEPKPHRSKTVKRSAGDMYSSSFDLDYDFQRDYYDRVYSYPSRVPPPPPPLSRAVIPSKRPRVSVSGGSRRTKSGFSTKSSSQRTSRTMRADDLQTIKKELTQIKHKVDYLLDSLDRMEREHKIKSAKVDETSPQHPSGKKERESMEMNDYEEEGDLLEEEEIKSRGRDDDEEEDEVEQEEGEDDGDSTNGDHS